The following nucleotide sequence is from Microbacterium arborescens.
CTCTTCCGGAGCCGTCACGATCGTCGGCGCCGACCCCGACGGCTCGATCTACAGCGGCGACGTCGGCCGGTACCTCGTCGAAGGCGTCGGTGAGGACTTCTGGCCCGAGACCTTCGACCCTTCGATGGTCGACCGTTACGAGCGGGTGGGCGATCGCGAGTCGTTCGCGATGACGCGTCGCCTGGCGCGCGAGGAGGGTCTGCTCGTCGGCGGCTCGTCGGGCATGGCGGTGGTCGCCGCGCTTCGCACCGCCCGCGACCTCGGGTCCGACGACATCGTCGTCGTTCTGCTCCCCGACCACGGCCGCGGATATCTCTCGAAGATCTACGACGACGACTGGATGCGCGCCCACGGCTTCGCCGACCTCGTCGACGATCCCCACACCACCCCCGACACCAGGAGCGACGCATGACCACGCACGATTCCGCCCGCGGCCTCGCCAGCCTCGCGGTCCACGCCGGCCAGGAGTTCGACCCCACGACCGGCGCCGTCATCCCGCCGGTGCACTTCTCCACCACCTTCACCCAGGACGGGATCGGGGGCCTCCGCGGCGGGTACGAGTACGGCCGTTCGGGCAACCCGACGCGCACGGCGCTCCAGGTGCAGCTCGCCGCGCTCGAGGGCGGAGCTCACGGCTTCTCGTTCGCGTCGGGGCTCGCCGCTGAGGACGTGCTGCTGCGTGCCGCGCTGACGCCCGGCGACGAGGTGCTGCTCGGCAACGACGTCTACGGGGGCACACATCGTCTCATCGCGCGTGTCCTGGCTCCCTGGGGTGTCAAGCTGCGCGTGGTCGACATGAGCGACCTCGCCGCCGTGCGGGCCGCGGTCGCCGAGCGCGCGCCCCGCGTGCTGTGGGTCGAGACGCCGTCCAACCCGCTGCTGCGCATCACCGATATCGCCGGGCTCGCAGCCATCGGTCATGAGGCCGGCTCGCTCGTCGTCGTCGACAACACCTTCGCGACACCGGCGCTGCAGCGCCCCCTCGAACTCGGCGCCGATGTGGTCGTGCACTCGACGACGAAATACCTCGGCGGACACTCGGATGTCGTCGGCGGCGCACTCGTGCTCGACGATGACGCGCTCGCCGAGAAGATCGGCTTCCTGCAGTACGCCGCCGGCGCGGTGTCGGGGCCGATGGATGCCTGGCTCACCACGCGCGGCATCAAGACGCTCGACGTCCGTATGCAGCGCCACAGCGAGAACGCGGGCGCGATCGCAGCGTTCCTCGAGGGACACGAGCGCGTGGCTCGCGTGTTCTATCCCGGTCTCGCCTCGCACCCGGGGCACGAGCTCGCGGCATCGCAGATGATCCGTTTCGGCGGCATGCTCTCGCTCGCGCTCGAGTCGGGTGAGGCGGCACGTCGCTTCGCCGAGTCCACGCGGCTGTTCCAGCTCGCTGAGTCGCTCGGCGGGGTCGAGTCGCTCGTGAACTACCCCGATGCGATGACCCACGCGTCGGTCCGCGGCACCGAGGCCGCCGTGCCGGTCGAGGTCGTCCGGCTCTCGGTGGGCATCGAGTCGGTGGACGATCTGCTGGCCGACGTGGAGCAGGCGCTGCGCTGAACCCGCTGAGTGACCCGCTGTGCGGGCGGGGCGCTCAGCGCCGGAACAGCCGCCGGCGCCGGCGGGGTTCTGGTGGGGGAGCGGCGGATGCCGCGGCAGCCGCATCCCTGCGGCGCTGACGCCAGGCCGCGACCTCGCTCTCGACGTCGCGTGTGGGCGTCACGACGGGCGGTCCGCCCTGCAACTGGCGCCGGGCCTCGACGACGCGCCGGTTGAAATCGGCGACGTACTCGCGCACGTCGTCCTCGCGGGCGAGGGCGTCGGCGCGTTCGTCGAACTCCGCGTGCTCGATCCGCAGGGTCAGTGCCGGCGGACCGAGGCCGGTGAGCTGCTCGTCGCGGATCTTGCGTTTGATCCACCAGTCGGGATCGTGGCTCGGCCCGAGGTCGGCGATGGGC
It contains:
- a CDS encoding DUF1992 domain-containing protein, which translates into the protein MSDDSPASPTSDRPAPGARERAAYIETAIQQAIRRGDFDDLPGAGKPIADLGPSHDPDWWIKRKIRDEQLTGLGPPALTLRIEHAEFDERADALAREDDVREYVADFNRRVVEARRQLQGGPPVVTPTRDVESEVAAWRQRRRDAAAAASAAPPPEPRRRRRLFRR
- a CDS encoding cystathionine gamma-synthase: MTTHDSARGLASLAVHAGQEFDPTTGAVIPPVHFSTTFTQDGIGGLRGGYEYGRSGNPTRTALQVQLAALEGGAHGFSFASGLAAEDVLLRAALTPGDEVLLGNDVYGGTHRLIARVLAPWGVKLRVVDMSDLAAVRAAVAERAPRVLWVETPSNPLLRITDIAGLAAIGHEAGSLVVVDNTFATPALQRPLELGADVVVHSTTKYLGGHSDVVGGALVLDDDALAEKIGFLQYAAGAVSGPMDAWLTTRGIKTLDVRMQRHSENAGAIAAFLEGHERVARVFYPGLASHPGHELAASQMIRFGGMLSLALESGEAARRFAESTRLFQLAESLGGVESLVNYPDAMTHASVRGTEAAVPVEVVRLSVGIESVDDLLADVEQALR